The Actinomycetota bacterium genome has a segment encoding these proteins:
- a CDS encoding Crp/Fnr family transcriptional regulator gives MRPPPERTGNLLLDALPTEDMNRILDGVTAPISLAIHEEVQAPNTPIERVLFPINGVVSLVTFLDDGNQHVAPVESVTIGREGMSSPHTVIGSMRSGPERSVIQIDAKAFAVAANRVVEETDRGGRFAQLMHGYIQAFWAQTAYSAACNAVHHVTPRCARWLLMTHDRVDGDDFFLTQEYLANMLGVERSTVSVAAGDLQRQGLIKYSRGQVSILDREGLESASCECYEKIRSEYSRLVPLN, from the coding sequence ATGCGCCCACCGCCCGAACGGACCGGCAACCTACTTCTTGACGCGCTGCCGACCGAAGACATGAACCGGATCCTCGATGGAGTAACTGCGCCAATCTCGTTGGCCATCCACGAAGAGGTCCAAGCGCCGAACACGCCCATCGAGCGTGTCCTGTTCCCGATCAACGGTGTGGTCTCGTTGGTGACGTTCCTCGACGACGGCAACCAGCACGTCGCACCGGTCGAGTCGGTCACGATCGGCCGCGAAGGGATGTCGAGCCCGCATACGGTCATCGGATCGATGCGCAGCGGCCCCGAACGGTCGGTCATCCAGATCGACGCGAAGGCGTTCGCTGTCGCAGCGAACCGCGTGGTCGAGGAGACCGATCGTGGCGGGCGGTTCGCGCAACTCATGCACGGCTACATCCAGGCGTTTTGGGCGCAAACCGCGTACAGCGCGGCGTGCAACGCCGTCCATCACGTGACACCTCGATGCGCCCGGTGGCTGCTGATGACGCACGACCGAGTCGACGGCGACGACTTCTTCCTGACCCAGGAGTACCTGGCGAACATGCTCGGCGTCGAGCGCTCCACGGTATCCGTCGCCGCCGGTGATCTCCAGCGGCAGGGCCTCATCAAGTACTCGCGGGGGCAGGTCTCGATCTTGGACCGAGAGGGTCTCGAGAGCGCCTCGTGCGAGTGCTACGAGAAGATCCGCTCGGAGTATTCGCGTCTCGTGCCTCTGA
- a CDS encoding STAS domain-containing protein, with protein MHGFSVRIVTARDRAFVCPMGELDLAAVGELEAAIGGALDGHEQLVVDLRDVISLDTEGLKSLIEAARVAAERHVTFRLVRGRRNVDRIFELTETRSRFEFMDGPSDGELDSSFSAVGS; from the coding sequence ATGCACGGGTTCAGCGTTCGGATCGTGACGGCTCGCGACCGGGCGTTCGTTTGCCCCATGGGCGAACTGGATCTGGCCGCGGTCGGAGAGCTGGAGGCCGCCATCGGTGGCGCCCTCGACGGTCACGAACAGCTGGTTGTCGACCTTCGCGACGTCATCTCCCTCGACACCGAAGGCCTGAAATCACTCATCGAAGCGGCTCGAGTGGCCGCGGAACGACACGTCACGTTTCGCCTGGTCCGCGGGCGCCGCAACGTGGACCGGATCTTCGAGCTCACAGAGACGCGGTCTCGGTTCGAGTTCATGGACGGCCCCTCGGACGGCGAGCTCGACTCGTCCTTCAGCGCCGTCGGTTCCTAG
- a CDS encoding ATP-binding protein yields MPEHRLPHSATSVVRARRLAEEAADFRVPAAQKDDFVLMVSEAVSNAVLHARPMADGRIGVSFENHDGALRGVVTDGGSWSSASGGGSWSAAEAERAAGAGARMHHYGLSIIDTLSSRWGVSVDGVTNVWFEVDARAGRT; encoded by the coding sequence ATGCCCGAGCACCGTTTGCCGCACTCGGCGACGTCCGTTGTCCGGGCGCGAAGGCTCGCCGAAGAGGCCGCGGATTTTCGCGTTCCCGCCGCGCAGAAGGACGACTTCGTCCTGATGGTCTCCGAGGCGGTCTCGAACGCCGTCCTCCACGCGCGCCCGATGGCGGATGGGCGGATCGGGGTCAGCTTCGAGAACCACGACGGAGCCCTTCGTGGCGTGGTGACCGACGGCGGATCCTGGTCATCGGCGTCCGGCGGCGGGTCCTGGTCGGCCGCCGAGGCGGAGCGCGCGGCCGGCGCCGGGGCGCGTATGCATCACTACGGCCTGTCGATCATCGACACGCTGTCGAGCCGGTGGGGCGTGAGCGTGGACGGGGTGACCAACGTGTGGTTCGAGGTGGACGCCAGAGCCGGCCGGACCTAG